The following proteins come from a genomic window of Salvia hispanica cultivar TCC Black 2014 chromosome 4, UniMelb_Shisp_WGS_1.0, whole genome shotgun sequence:
- the LOC125223031 gene encoding V-type proton ATPase subunit a1-like isoform X3 — MSRKLRFFKDQIHKAGLMLSPHPAPETDIELEELEAGLAEHEHELIEMNHNSEKLQKTYNELLEFKMVLQKAGDFLMPDGNHSTAQDTELDENVHINSDYADSASLLEQEMQPGMSDQFGVKFVSGVICKSKALRFERMLFRTTRGNMLFNQAPADDPIVDPASNEMVENTVFMVFFSGDQARKKIHKICEAFGANCYPVPEDSIKRRQITRDVLSRLSELETTLDAGLRHRDAALSSISFQLTKWMNMVRREKAIYDALNMLNFDVTKKCLVGEGWCPIFAKTMIQDALQRATFDSNSQVGIIFHVMDSNESPPTFFRTNHFTNAYQEIVDAYGVAKYQEANPAVYTVITFPFLFAVMFGDWGHGICLLLGALVLIAREKRLGSQKLGSFMEMLFGGRYVLLLMSSFSIYCGVIYNEFFSVPFHIFGSSAYKCRDATCSEARTIGLIKVGDTYPFGVDPSWRGSRSELPFLNSLKMKMSILFGVSQMNLGIIISYFNARFFNNSIDIKYQFVPQMIFLNSLFGYLSLLIIIKWCTGSQADLYHVMIYMFLSPFEDLGENKLFWGQGVLQVILLLVAVIAVPWMLFPKPFILKRLHTERFQGRAYGILGTSDMYSDEEPDSARHPHGEEEFNFSEVFVHQMIHSIEFVLGAVSNTASYLRLWALSLAHSELSTVFYEKVLLLAWGYNNFMIRLVGLAVFAFATAFILLMMETLSAFLHALRLHWVEFQNKFYSGDGYKFKPFSFASLTDEDD; from the exons ATGTCCAGAAAATTACGTTTTTTCAAAGATCAGATACATAAAGCTGGTCTAATGCTATCTCCTCATCCAGCTCCAGAAACCGATATTGAATTAGAAGAATTGGAG GCTGGACTTGCTGAGCATGAGCACGAGTTAATTGAAATGAATCATAACAGTGAGAAGCTGCAGAAAACTTACAATGAGTTGCTTGAGTTCAAGATGGTCCTACAGAAG GCTGGTGACTTCCTTATGCCTGATGGGAATCATTCTACAGCACAAGATACAGAGTTAGATGAGAATGTCCATATAAACAGTGATTATGCCGATTCAGCATCACTGTTGGAACAG GAGATGCAACCTGGAATGTCAGATCAGTTTGGTGTGAAGTTTGTAAGTGGCGTCATTTGTAAATCTAAAGCATTGAGATTTGAGAGGATGTTGTTTCGTACAACAAGGGGAAATATGCTTTTCAATCAGGCACCAGCTGATGATCCAATTGTCGATCCTGCATCAAATGAAATG GTTGAGAACACAGTTTTTATGGTATTCTTCTCAGGCGATCAAGCAAGGaaaaaaatccataaaatatgtGAAGCATTTGGAGCAAACTGCTATCCAGTTCCTGAAGACTCGATCAAGCGGAGGCAAATCACTAGAGAT gttTTGTCGCGCTTGTCTGAGTTGGAAACAACCTTAGATGCTGGCCTCCGACATCGTGATGCAGCTCTCTCTTCTATCAGCTTTCAGCTTACAAAGTGGATGAACATG GTAAGAAGGGAAAAGGCTATTTATGATGCACTGAATATGCTGAACTTTGACGTCACAAAGAAGTGCCTGGTTGGTGAGGGTTGGTGTCCAATATTTGCAAAAACTATG ATTCAAGATGCTCTGCAACGCGCAACTTTTGATAGTAATTCACAAGTGGGTATAATATTTCATGTGATGGACTCAAATGAATCACCTCCAACATTCTTCAGGACAAACCATTTTACAAATGCATATCAGGAAATTGTCGATGCATATGG AGTTGCAAAATATCAAGAGGCAAATCCTGCTGTTTATACCGTCATTacatttccatttctttttgCCGTGATGTTTGGGGATTGGGGTCATGGTATATGCTTACTGCTGGGAGCTTTAGTCCTTATAGCACGCGAGAAAAGATTAGGTTCACAG AAACTTGGCAGCTTTATGGAAATGCTATTTGGCGGTCGATATGTCCTCCTGCTGATGTCATCGTTTTCAATATATTGTGGCGTTATATACAATGAATTCTTTTCAGTTCCttttcacatatttggtaGTTCCGCCTATAAATGCAGAGATGCTACATGCAG CGAAGCACGTACAATCGGTTTAATCAAAGTTGGAGATACATATCCATTTGGTGTGGACCCAAGTTGGCGTGGAAGTCGTTCTGAGCTGCCTTTCTTAAACTCTCTCAAGATGAAAATGTCTATTTTGTTTGGTGTGTCACAGATGAATTTAGGGATTATAATAAGTTACTTCAATGCACGCTTCTTCAACAACTCAATTGATATTAA GTATCAATTTGTGCCCCAGATGATCTTCCTTAACAGCCTTTTTGGATATCTTTCTCTTCTCATTATTATCAAATGGTGCACCGGTTCTCAAGCAGATTTGTATCATGTGATGATCTATATGTTCTTGAGCCCTTTTGAAGATTTGGGGGAAAATAAGCTGTTCTGGGGTCAGGGCGTACTTCAG GTCATATTGTTGCTCGTAGCTGTTATTGCTGTTCCGTGGATGCTATTTCCAAAACCCTTTATTTTAAAGAGACTTCATACTGAG AGATTCCAAGGCCGGGCATACGGAATTCTTGGGACCTCTGACATGTATAGTGACGAGGAGCCAGATTCTGCTAGGCATCCTCATGGTGAAGAGGAGTTCAATTTTAGTGAGGTCTTTGTGCATCAAATGATACATTCGATTGAGTTTGTCCTGGGTGCAGTTTCTAATACTGCATCATATCTTCGGCTGTGGGCACTGAG TTTGGCCCACTCAGAATTATCAACTGTTTTCTATGAGAAGGTTCTCCTGCTGGCCTGGGG GTACAACAATTTCATGATACGTCTAGTGGGGCTGGCAGTTTTTGCTTTCGCAACAGCATTCATATTACTTATGATGGAAACTCTGAGCGCGTTCCTCCACGCCTTGCGTCTACATTGGGTggaatttcaaaataagttTTACAGTGGGGATGGATATAAGTTCAAGCCATTCTCATTTGCCTCACTAACCGATGAAGATGACTAG
- the LOC125224095 gene encoding DDB1- and CUL4-associated factor 8 isoform X1, with translation MERLYRNSDNWLDELHKRETALFPHRICSRRLSASQALVQRLGLYGKLNGHQGCVNAISFNSTGELLASGSDDRQIMLWDWAAQKLKLSYQSGHTDNVFQAKFMPFTDDSKIISSSADCQVRLSLRQENGSVETKRLSKHQGRVHSLAIEPGSPYIFYSCGEDGFIQHYDLRSHSATKLFYCSSFAENSRSSSVGLNAMVIDPRNPNYFCVGGGDVYARLYDIRKYQASASTKEGNPANYFCPRHLIGKDDVRITALAYSNTSELLVSYNDELIYLFQRNMGLGPKFVPPTSEDSPSSPEAQVYSGHRNFRTVKGVNFFGPNDEYIISGSDCGHIFIWKKKSCEVVRMMVGDRHVVNQLESHPLIPILATCGIEKNVKLWSPSSDDITPLPNNVKEIMEGNRQGREDHSRVSFSPDVIMHVLRLHRRQAHVYVERRFHREDSGSDGNDDDDDREGYLLGFSDGDPAEDGENARECNIS, from the exons ATGGAGAGACTCTACAGGAATTCCGATAATTGGTTGGACGAACTTCACAAGCGAGAGACGGCTTTATTCCCGCACAGGATTTGCTCTCGCCGCCTTTCGGCTTCGCAG GCTCTGGTTCAGCGTCTTGGTTTGTATGGGAAACTGAATGGCCATCAGGGATGTGTGAATGCAATTTCGTTCAACTCTACCGGTGAGCTGCTTGCATCAGGTTCTGATGACCGGCAAATTATGCTCTGGGACTGGGCAGCACAGAAACTTAAATTGTCATATCAATCCGGCCACACGGACAATGTTTTTCAGGCAAAGTTTATGCCGTTTACTGATGATagcaaaataatatcatcCTCTGCTGATTGCCAG GTCAGGCTTAGCCTGAGACAGGAAAATGGCTCAGTAGAAACTAAGAGATTGTCTAAGCACCAAGGACGTGTTCACAGCTTGGCTATTGAGCCAGGCAGTCCATACATATTTTATAGCTGTGGGGAGGATGGTTTTATCCAACAC taTGATCTACGAAGTCACTCTGCTACCAAGCTTTTCTATTGCTCTTCATTCGCAGAAAACAGCCGGTCTTCAAGTGTTGGGCTGAATGCCATGGTTATTGACCCAAGAAATCCTAACTATTTTTGTGTAGGAGGTGGTGATGTTTACGCACGTTTGTATGACATCAGAAAATACCAAGCCAGTGCATCAACTAAAGAAGGAAACCCTGCCAACTATTTCTGCCCTCGTCACCTTATTGGGAAAGACGATGTTCGCATTACAGCATTAGCTTACTCCAACACCAGCGAACTGCTCGTCTCATATAATGATGAGCTCATATATCTGTTTCAAAGGAACATGGGTTTGGGTCCGAAATTCGTACCTCCGACGTCAGAAGACTCACCTAGCTCCCCAGAAGCACAGGTTTATTCGGGGCACAGGAACTTCCGAACAGTCAAGGGAGTCAACTTCTTTGGTCCAAATGATGAATACATCATAAGTGGGTCTGATTGCGGccatatatttatttggaagaagaagagctGTGAAGTAGTTCGTATGATGGTTGGCGACAGGCACGTTGTGAACCAGCTGGAATCCCATCCACTGATCCCAATTCTTGCTACCTGTGGTATAGAGAAGAATGTAAAGCTTTGGTCCCCCTCTTCAGATGATATCACCCCTCTGCCTAACAATGTTAAAGAG ATAATGGAAGGTAACAGGCAAGGCCGGGAGGACCATTCCAGGGTGTCCTTCAGCCCTGATGTCATCATGCATGTTCTGCGACTCCACCGGAGGCAAGCACATGTGTATGTCGAGAGAAGATTCCATAGAGAAGATTCGGGAAGCGATGggaatgatgatgatgatgaccgGGAGGGCTACCTCTTAGGATTCTCAGACGGTGATCCTGCAGAAGATGGTGAGAACGCCAGAGAATGTAACATTAGCTAG
- the LOC125223031 gene encoding V-type proton ATPase subunit a1-like isoform X2, whose protein sequence is MLIKLNDDKSPFQRTFVNQVKRCAEMSRKLRFFKDQIHKAGLMLSPHPAPETDIELEELEAGLAEHEHELIEMNHNSEKLQKTYNELLEFKMVLQKAGDFLMPDGNHSTAQDTELDENVHINSDYADSASLLEQEMQPGMSDQFGVKFVSGVICKSKALRFERMLFRTTRGNMLFNQAPADDPIVDPASNEMVENTVFMVFFSGDQARKKIHKICEAFGANCYPVPEDSIKRRQITRDVLSRLSELETTLDAGLRHRDAALSSISFQLTKWMNMVRREKAIYDALNMLNFDVTKKCLVGEGWCPIFAKTMIQDALQRATFDSNSQVGIIFHVMDSNESPPTFFRTNHFTNAYQEIVDAYGVAKYQEANPAVYTVITFPFLFAVMFGDWGHGICLLLGALVLIAREKRLGSQKLGSFMEMLFGGRYVLLLMSSFSIYCGVIYNEFFSVPFHIFGSSAYKCRDATCSEARTIGLIKVGDTYPFGVDPSWRGSRSELPFLNSLKMKMSILFGVSQMNLGIIISYFNARFFNNSIDIKYQFVPQMIFLNSLFGYLSLLIIIKWCTGSQADLYHVMIYMFLSPFEDLGENKLFWGQGVLQVILLLVAVIAVPWMLFPKPFILKRLHTERFQGRAYGILGTSDMYSDEEPDSARHPHGEEEFNFSEVFVHQMIHSIEFVLGAVSNTASYLRLWALSLAHSELSTVFYEKVLLLAWGYNNFMIRLVGLAVFAFATAFILLMMETLSAFLHALRLHWVEFQNKFYSGDGYKFKPFSFASLTDEDD, encoded by the exons ATGCTTATCAAG TTAAATGATGATAAAAGCCCTTTCCAGAGAACATTTGTTAATCAG GTTAAAAGATGTGCTGAGATGTCCAGAAAATTACGTTTTTTCAAAGATCAGATACATAAAGCTGGTCTAATGCTATCTCCTCATCCAGCTCCAGAAACCGATATTGAATTAGAAGAATTGGAG GCTGGACTTGCTGAGCATGAGCACGAGTTAATTGAAATGAATCATAACAGTGAGAAGCTGCAGAAAACTTACAATGAGTTGCTTGAGTTCAAGATGGTCCTACAGAAG GCTGGTGACTTCCTTATGCCTGATGGGAATCATTCTACAGCACAAGATACAGAGTTAGATGAGAATGTCCATATAAACAGTGATTATGCCGATTCAGCATCACTGTTGGAACAG GAGATGCAACCTGGAATGTCAGATCAGTTTGGTGTGAAGTTTGTAAGTGGCGTCATTTGTAAATCTAAAGCATTGAGATTTGAGAGGATGTTGTTTCGTACAACAAGGGGAAATATGCTTTTCAATCAGGCACCAGCTGATGATCCAATTGTCGATCCTGCATCAAATGAAATG GTTGAGAACACAGTTTTTATGGTATTCTTCTCAGGCGATCAAGCAAGGaaaaaaatccataaaatatgtGAAGCATTTGGAGCAAACTGCTATCCAGTTCCTGAAGACTCGATCAAGCGGAGGCAAATCACTAGAGAT gttTTGTCGCGCTTGTCTGAGTTGGAAACAACCTTAGATGCTGGCCTCCGACATCGTGATGCAGCTCTCTCTTCTATCAGCTTTCAGCTTACAAAGTGGATGAACATG GTAAGAAGGGAAAAGGCTATTTATGATGCACTGAATATGCTGAACTTTGACGTCACAAAGAAGTGCCTGGTTGGTGAGGGTTGGTGTCCAATATTTGCAAAAACTATG ATTCAAGATGCTCTGCAACGCGCAACTTTTGATAGTAATTCACAAGTGGGTATAATATTTCATGTGATGGACTCAAATGAATCACCTCCAACATTCTTCAGGACAAACCATTTTACAAATGCATATCAGGAAATTGTCGATGCATATGG AGTTGCAAAATATCAAGAGGCAAATCCTGCTGTTTATACCGTCATTacatttccatttctttttgCCGTGATGTTTGGGGATTGGGGTCATGGTATATGCTTACTGCTGGGAGCTTTAGTCCTTATAGCACGCGAGAAAAGATTAGGTTCACAG AAACTTGGCAGCTTTATGGAAATGCTATTTGGCGGTCGATATGTCCTCCTGCTGATGTCATCGTTTTCAATATATTGTGGCGTTATATACAATGAATTCTTTTCAGTTCCttttcacatatttggtaGTTCCGCCTATAAATGCAGAGATGCTACATGCAG CGAAGCACGTACAATCGGTTTAATCAAAGTTGGAGATACATATCCATTTGGTGTGGACCCAAGTTGGCGTGGAAGTCGTTCTGAGCTGCCTTTCTTAAACTCTCTCAAGATGAAAATGTCTATTTTGTTTGGTGTGTCACAGATGAATTTAGGGATTATAATAAGTTACTTCAATGCACGCTTCTTCAACAACTCAATTGATATTAA GTATCAATTTGTGCCCCAGATGATCTTCCTTAACAGCCTTTTTGGATATCTTTCTCTTCTCATTATTATCAAATGGTGCACCGGTTCTCAAGCAGATTTGTATCATGTGATGATCTATATGTTCTTGAGCCCTTTTGAAGATTTGGGGGAAAATAAGCTGTTCTGGGGTCAGGGCGTACTTCAG GTCATATTGTTGCTCGTAGCTGTTATTGCTGTTCCGTGGATGCTATTTCCAAAACCCTTTATTTTAAAGAGACTTCATACTGAG AGATTCCAAGGCCGGGCATACGGAATTCTTGGGACCTCTGACATGTATAGTGACGAGGAGCCAGATTCTGCTAGGCATCCTCATGGTGAAGAGGAGTTCAATTTTAGTGAGGTCTTTGTGCATCAAATGATACATTCGATTGAGTTTGTCCTGGGTGCAGTTTCTAATACTGCATCATATCTTCGGCTGTGGGCACTGAG TTTGGCCCACTCAGAATTATCAACTGTTTTCTATGAGAAGGTTCTCCTGCTGGCCTGGGG GTACAACAATTTCATGATACGTCTAGTGGGGCTGGCAGTTTTTGCTTTCGCAACAGCATTCATATTACTTATGATGGAAACTCTGAGCGCGTTCCTCCACGCCTTGCGTCTACATTGGGTggaatttcaaaataagttTTACAGTGGGGATGGATATAAGTTCAAGCCATTCTCATTTGCCTCACTAACCGATGAAGATGACTAG
- the LOC125224095 gene encoding DDB1- and CUL4-associated factor 8 isoform X2, giving the protein MERLYRNSDNWLDELHKRETALFPHRICSRRLSASQALVQRLGLYGKLNGHQGCVNAISFNSTGELLASGSDDRQIMLWDWAAQKLKLSYQSGHTDNVFQAKFMPFTDDSKIISSSADCQVRLSLRQENGSVETKRLSKHQGRVHSLAIEPGSPYIFYSCGEDGFIQHYDLRSHSATKLFYCSSFAENSRSSSVGLNAMVIDPRNPNYFCVGGGDVYARLYDIRKYQASASTKEGNPANYFCPRHLIGKDDVRITALAYSNTSELLVSYNDELIYLFQRNMGLGPKFVPPTSEDSPSSPEAQVYSGHRNFRTVKGVNFFGPNDEYIISGSDCGHIFIWKKKSCEVVRMMVGDRHVVNQLESHPLIPILATCGIEKNVKLWSPSSDDITPLPNNVKEIMEGNRQGREDHSRVSFSPDVIMHVLRLHRRQAHVYVERRFHREDSGSDGNDDDDDREGYLLGFSDGDPAEDGFKSELRTH; this is encoded by the exons ATGGAGAGACTCTACAGGAATTCCGATAATTGGTTGGACGAACTTCACAAGCGAGAGACGGCTTTATTCCCGCACAGGATTTGCTCTCGCCGCCTTTCGGCTTCGCAG GCTCTGGTTCAGCGTCTTGGTTTGTATGGGAAACTGAATGGCCATCAGGGATGTGTGAATGCAATTTCGTTCAACTCTACCGGTGAGCTGCTTGCATCAGGTTCTGATGACCGGCAAATTATGCTCTGGGACTGGGCAGCACAGAAACTTAAATTGTCATATCAATCCGGCCACACGGACAATGTTTTTCAGGCAAAGTTTATGCCGTTTACTGATGATagcaaaataatatcatcCTCTGCTGATTGCCAG GTCAGGCTTAGCCTGAGACAGGAAAATGGCTCAGTAGAAACTAAGAGATTGTCTAAGCACCAAGGACGTGTTCACAGCTTGGCTATTGAGCCAGGCAGTCCATACATATTTTATAGCTGTGGGGAGGATGGTTTTATCCAACAC taTGATCTACGAAGTCACTCTGCTACCAAGCTTTTCTATTGCTCTTCATTCGCAGAAAACAGCCGGTCTTCAAGTGTTGGGCTGAATGCCATGGTTATTGACCCAAGAAATCCTAACTATTTTTGTGTAGGAGGTGGTGATGTTTACGCACGTTTGTATGACATCAGAAAATACCAAGCCAGTGCATCAACTAAAGAAGGAAACCCTGCCAACTATTTCTGCCCTCGTCACCTTATTGGGAAAGACGATGTTCGCATTACAGCATTAGCTTACTCCAACACCAGCGAACTGCTCGTCTCATATAATGATGAGCTCATATATCTGTTTCAAAGGAACATGGGTTTGGGTCCGAAATTCGTACCTCCGACGTCAGAAGACTCACCTAGCTCCCCAGAAGCACAGGTTTATTCGGGGCACAGGAACTTCCGAACAGTCAAGGGAGTCAACTTCTTTGGTCCAAATGATGAATACATCATAAGTGGGTCTGATTGCGGccatatatttatttggaagaagaagagctGTGAAGTAGTTCGTATGATGGTTGGCGACAGGCACGTTGTGAACCAGCTGGAATCCCATCCACTGATCCCAATTCTTGCTACCTGTGGTATAGAGAAGAATGTAAAGCTTTGGTCCCCCTCTTCAGATGATATCACCCCTCTGCCTAACAATGTTAAAGAG ATAATGGAAGGTAACAGGCAAGGCCGGGAGGACCATTCCAGGGTGTCCTTCAGCCCTGATGTCATCATGCATGTTCTGCGACTCCACCGGAGGCAAGCACATGTGTATGTCGAGAGAAGATTCCATAGAGAAGATTCGGGAAGCGATGggaatgatgatgatgatgaccgGGAGGGCTACCTCTTAGGATTCTCAGACGGTGATCCTGCAGAAGATG GTTTCAAATCGGAACTACGGACCCACTAA
- the LOC125223031 gene encoding V-type proton ATPase subunit a1-like isoform X1, translating into MEYIDRLPSMDLMRSEKMMLAQLIIPVESAHRAVSYLGQLGLLQFRDLNDDKSPFQRTFVNQVKRCAEMSRKLRFFKDQIHKAGLMLSPHPAPETDIELEELEAGLAEHEHELIEMNHNSEKLQKTYNELLEFKMVLQKAGDFLMPDGNHSTAQDTELDENVHINSDYADSASLLEQEMQPGMSDQFGVKFVSGVICKSKALRFERMLFRTTRGNMLFNQAPADDPIVDPASNEMVENTVFMVFFSGDQARKKIHKICEAFGANCYPVPEDSIKRRQITRDVLSRLSELETTLDAGLRHRDAALSSISFQLTKWMNMVRREKAIYDALNMLNFDVTKKCLVGEGWCPIFAKTMIQDALQRATFDSNSQVGIIFHVMDSNESPPTFFRTNHFTNAYQEIVDAYGVAKYQEANPAVYTVITFPFLFAVMFGDWGHGICLLLGALVLIAREKRLGSQKLGSFMEMLFGGRYVLLLMSSFSIYCGVIYNEFFSVPFHIFGSSAYKCRDATCSEARTIGLIKVGDTYPFGVDPSWRGSRSELPFLNSLKMKMSILFGVSQMNLGIIISYFNARFFNNSIDIKYQFVPQMIFLNSLFGYLSLLIIIKWCTGSQADLYHVMIYMFLSPFEDLGENKLFWGQGVLQVILLLVAVIAVPWMLFPKPFILKRLHTERFQGRAYGILGTSDMYSDEEPDSARHPHGEEEFNFSEVFVHQMIHSIEFVLGAVSNTASYLRLWALSLAHSELSTVFYEKVLLLAWGYNNFMIRLVGLAVFAFATAFILLMMETLSAFLHALRLHWVEFQNKFYSGDGYKFKPFSFASLTDEDD; encoded by the exons ATGGAGTACATCGACAGATTGCCGAGTATGGATCTGATGCGCTCCGAGAAAATGATGTTGGCTCAGCTTATTATACCCGTCGAATCGGCTCACCGCGCCGTCTCCTATCTCGGCCAACTAGGTCTCCTCCAATTCCGCGAT TTAAATGATGATAAAAGCCCTTTCCAGAGAACATTTGTTAATCAG GTTAAAAGATGTGCTGAGATGTCCAGAAAATTACGTTTTTTCAAAGATCAGATACATAAAGCTGGTCTAATGCTATCTCCTCATCCAGCTCCAGAAACCGATATTGAATTAGAAGAATTGGAG GCTGGACTTGCTGAGCATGAGCACGAGTTAATTGAAATGAATCATAACAGTGAGAAGCTGCAGAAAACTTACAATGAGTTGCTTGAGTTCAAGATGGTCCTACAGAAG GCTGGTGACTTCCTTATGCCTGATGGGAATCATTCTACAGCACAAGATACAGAGTTAGATGAGAATGTCCATATAAACAGTGATTATGCCGATTCAGCATCACTGTTGGAACAG GAGATGCAACCTGGAATGTCAGATCAGTTTGGTGTGAAGTTTGTAAGTGGCGTCATTTGTAAATCTAAAGCATTGAGATTTGAGAGGATGTTGTTTCGTACAACAAGGGGAAATATGCTTTTCAATCAGGCACCAGCTGATGATCCAATTGTCGATCCTGCATCAAATGAAATG GTTGAGAACACAGTTTTTATGGTATTCTTCTCAGGCGATCAAGCAAGGaaaaaaatccataaaatatgtGAAGCATTTGGAGCAAACTGCTATCCAGTTCCTGAAGACTCGATCAAGCGGAGGCAAATCACTAGAGAT gttTTGTCGCGCTTGTCTGAGTTGGAAACAACCTTAGATGCTGGCCTCCGACATCGTGATGCAGCTCTCTCTTCTATCAGCTTTCAGCTTACAAAGTGGATGAACATG GTAAGAAGGGAAAAGGCTATTTATGATGCACTGAATATGCTGAACTTTGACGTCACAAAGAAGTGCCTGGTTGGTGAGGGTTGGTGTCCAATATTTGCAAAAACTATG ATTCAAGATGCTCTGCAACGCGCAACTTTTGATAGTAATTCACAAGTGGGTATAATATTTCATGTGATGGACTCAAATGAATCACCTCCAACATTCTTCAGGACAAACCATTTTACAAATGCATATCAGGAAATTGTCGATGCATATGG AGTTGCAAAATATCAAGAGGCAAATCCTGCTGTTTATACCGTCATTacatttccatttctttttgCCGTGATGTTTGGGGATTGGGGTCATGGTATATGCTTACTGCTGGGAGCTTTAGTCCTTATAGCACGCGAGAAAAGATTAGGTTCACAG AAACTTGGCAGCTTTATGGAAATGCTATTTGGCGGTCGATATGTCCTCCTGCTGATGTCATCGTTTTCAATATATTGTGGCGTTATATACAATGAATTCTTTTCAGTTCCttttcacatatttggtaGTTCCGCCTATAAATGCAGAGATGCTACATGCAG CGAAGCACGTACAATCGGTTTAATCAAAGTTGGAGATACATATCCATTTGGTGTGGACCCAAGTTGGCGTGGAAGTCGTTCTGAGCTGCCTTTCTTAAACTCTCTCAAGATGAAAATGTCTATTTTGTTTGGTGTGTCACAGATGAATTTAGGGATTATAATAAGTTACTTCAATGCACGCTTCTTCAACAACTCAATTGATATTAA GTATCAATTTGTGCCCCAGATGATCTTCCTTAACAGCCTTTTTGGATATCTTTCTCTTCTCATTATTATCAAATGGTGCACCGGTTCTCAAGCAGATTTGTATCATGTGATGATCTATATGTTCTTGAGCCCTTTTGAAGATTTGGGGGAAAATAAGCTGTTCTGGGGTCAGGGCGTACTTCAG GTCATATTGTTGCTCGTAGCTGTTATTGCTGTTCCGTGGATGCTATTTCCAAAACCCTTTATTTTAAAGAGACTTCATACTGAG AGATTCCAAGGCCGGGCATACGGAATTCTTGGGACCTCTGACATGTATAGTGACGAGGAGCCAGATTCTGCTAGGCATCCTCATGGTGAAGAGGAGTTCAATTTTAGTGAGGTCTTTGTGCATCAAATGATACATTCGATTGAGTTTGTCCTGGGTGCAGTTTCTAATACTGCATCATATCTTCGGCTGTGGGCACTGAG TTTGGCCCACTCAGAATTATCAACTGTTTTCTATGAGAAGGTTCTCCTGCTGGCCTGGGG GTACAACAATTTCATGATACGTCTAGTGGGGCTGGCAGTTTTTGCTTTCGCAACAGCATTCATATTACTTATGATGGAAACTCTGAGCGCGTTCCTCCACGCCTTGCGTCTACATTGGGTggaatttcaaaataagttTTACAGTGGGGATGGATATAAGTTCAAGCCATTCTCATTTGCCTCACTAACCGATGAAGATGACTAG